CAGAGCCACTTCAGTTTTTCTTCATAATCAGGCCGGTCGTCAAAACTCAGGCCTCTGAAAATAGCACATTCACCTGTTCCTTTTCTTCCGTCTTCTGAAATAGTAAGGATAAAGGTTTCCTTATCAAGCAAAACGCCGCGAGATGTTCCACTCGGGCGTTTAAATTGCAATAAATATTTTAAATAAGCTGCTTCCATCTATTTTACGCTGTCAATACGCATAAATTCTTCTGCTTTTTCTACCATTTCAATACTTCCACAGAAGAACGGTATTCTCTGATGAAGTTCTGTAGGTTCTATTTCAAGAATTCTTCTGAATCCGTCTGTTGCTTTTCCTCCTGCCTGCTCTGCAAGGAATGCCATTGGGTTACACTCGTACAACAGTCTTAGTTTACCATTTGGAGCCTGTGAGTATGAAGGATAGATATAAATTCCTCCTTTCAGCATGTTTCTGTGGAAATCTGCTACCAAAGAACCAATATATCTTGATGTATAAGGGCGGTCTCCTTCTTCCATCTGGCAGTATTTAAGATAATTTTTTACTCCCTGAGGAAATTTGATATAGTTTCCTTCGTTGATAGAATAGATTTTACCTGTTTTCGGGAAGGTCATATTAGGATGAGAAAGATAATAAGTTCCCAAAGAAGGATCCAGAGTGAATCCGTTTACTCCGTTTCCGGTAGTATAAACGATCATTGTAGAGGAACCATAAATTACATATCCTGCTGCAATCTGGTTGATCCCTTTCTGTAAAAAGTCTTCCAGCTGTACAGGAGTTCCAGGTTCGGTAACTCTTCTGTAAATAGAGAAAATAGTTCCTACGGAAACATTTACATCAATATTGGAAGAACCGTCTAAAGGATCGATCAATACTACATATTTACTTAAATGTCCATTTTCGCCACATTTAATATCAATAAAA
The window above is part of the Chryseobacterium sp. MA9 genome. Proteins encoded here:
- the fbp gene encoding class 1 fructose-bisphosphatase, whose protein sequence is MSNQPLQTLGEFLIDKQDDFQYSTGEFSRLLSAIRLASKVVNREVNKAGIVDITGAAGNQNIQGEEQQKLDVIANEIFITALSQREVVCGIASEENDDFIDIKCGENGHLSKYVVLIDPLDGSSNIDVNVSVGTIFSIYRRVTEPGTPVQLEDFLQKGINQIAAGYVIYGSSTMIVYTTGNGVNGFTLDPSLGTYYLSHPNMTFPKTGKIYSINEGNYIKFPQGVKNYLKYCQMEEGDRPYTSRYIGSLVADFHRNMLKGGIYIYPSYSQAPNGKLRLLYECNPMAFLAEQAGGKATDGFRRILEIEPTELHQRIPFFCGSIEMVEKAEEFMRIDSVK